The following are encoded in a window of Novosphingobium sp. ZN18A2 genomic DNA:
- a CDS encoding TonB-dependent receptor: protein MSACFCILAVATSSGVAMHATAANAGQGPFVSAPSLRSRDAAQGGQEDILVTGRKWSDADIGSLPIDGTVAEDEIIQLGSDTVGSLIDDLAPRTAGNGTSPILLINGRRVIDKSEILSIPAEAVERVEVLGERASLSYGARPGSRVLNIVLRSSFQSVTLNISETVPTEGGFDKTEAKATYASIAGPTRLTVNLSALRDAPLFEADRGLAPEPLPQGTQIPTSDLSFMRAAPRFRTLLPRKRSLKASAGYTVPLGGLTNLSLIASAEFGRNDRELGLASGTIFAPALPDGLVVRRYSGSLDPLEQRTQASKLKAGAELGGQEGRWTWNAGITLKRDMIETTADLAPDFAPFQLAVDMGADPLGPIPSGLLLPRARYVSHFITTSGDAHLDARGPLAQLSAGTAWVRLRGGLMVIGAKSEVGSVTPSRSDLSRESAWLGATIQLPLTKAASPAFGAGDVTLGAGFEVRTISDFGTLLDKSVSLTWQPIPRVSVHGSFSRNEKAPGLNQLWAPRTLVSGVRLVDFLRGEDVVATIMRQGNPGLRSQDDDTLRIGFVYQPYSGRRSLSLSVEFTDQMAHHPIAFLSATADMQLAFPDRFVRARDGSIAVFDSSPVNFVRAETQSVHVGIRWSWPLGPYRQSGSGHPYPRLYGYILDEWTLRDRLTLAQTVSVDYLAGDPKGYPGNSPHNRLKGKLGYVGTGFGGEVSATWQSSSVIRNFATGSTSTPQHLIFSGRLQIDLTAFVDFGRSGLFGADRRIWNGTRLRLGVDNLFGSRPHASTSSGVTPFLYHAKFLSPAGRTVWAGIRKTF from the coding sequence ATGAGCGCCTGCTTCTGCATCCTGGCCGTCGCGACGTCATCCGGCGTGGCAATGCACGCGACAGCGGCCAACGCAGGTCAAGGCCCGTTCGTTTCCGCGCCGTCGCTCAGATCGCGCGACGCGGCGCAAGGCGGGCAGGAAGATATCCTGGTGACGGGACGGAAATGGAGCGATGCCGACATCGGCAGCCTTCCGATCGATGGCACGGTGGCCGAGGACGAAATCATCCAGCTGGGCAGCGATACCGTCGGATCGCTGATAGACGACCTTGCTCCGCGAACCGCAGGCAACGGCACATCTCCTATCCTGCTGATCAACGGACGCCGCGTGATCGACAAGTCGGAGATCTTGAGCATCCCTGCGGAGGCAGTGGAACGGGTGGAGGTGCTGGGCGAACGCGCATCGCTTTCCTATGGTGCACGGCCGGGGTCGCGCGTGCTGAATATCGTCTTAAGGTCCTCATTTCAGTCTGTTACCCTGAACATCTCGGAAACGGTTCCAACCGAGGGCGGCTTCGACAAGACAGAGGCGAAGGCGACATATGCCTCGATCGCTGGCCCGACGCGATTGACCGTCAATCTGTCAGCCTTGCGCGATGCGCCGCTTTTCGAAGCAGATCGCGGCCTTGCACCAGAACCGCTCCCCCAAGGCACGCAAATCCCGACAAGCGACCTTTCATTCATGCGCGCGGCCCCGCGCTTTCGCACGCTTCTGCCACGCAAGCGTTCACTGAAAGCATCGGCCGGATATACCGTCCCGCTTGGCGGGCTTACCAATCTGTCGCTTATCGCATCGGCAGAGTTCGGCCGGAACGACCGCGAGCTGGGCCTTGCGTCGGGAACGATCTTCGCCCCGGCCCTTCCTGACGGTCTGGTCGTGCGGCGCTATTCAGGCTCGCTCGATCCGCTGGAGCAGCGCACGCAGGCAAGCAAGCTGAAAGCCGGCGCGGAACTGGGTGGGCAGGAGGGACGCTGGACCTGGAACGCCGGTATCACGCTGAAGCGCGATATGATCGAAACCACAGCCGACCTTGCGCCCGATTTCGCCCCGTTCCAACTTGCCGTCGACATGGGAGCCGATCCGCTTGGCCCGATCCCCTCCGGACTGTTGCTGCCGCGCGCGCGCTATGTTTCGCACTTCATCACGACTTCGGGAGATGCCCATCTCGACGCGCGCGGGCCGCTGGCCCAGCTATCGGCCGGCACCGCGTGGGTGCGGTTGCGCGGTGGCTTGATGGTGATAGGCGCAAAGTCGGAAGTCGGATCGGTCACGCCATCCCGAAGCGACCTGTCACGCGAAAGCGCATGGCTGGGTGCCACTATCCAGTTGCCTCTGACCAAGGCCGCATCTCCCGCCTTCGGGGCAGGCGATGTAACGCTGGGCGCGGGGTTCGAGGTTCGGACTATCTCCGATTTCGGTACATTGCTCGACAAGTCGGTGAGTCTCACGTGGCAGCCGATCCCCAGAGTCAGCGTTCACGGATCGTTTTCGCGCAACGAAAAGGCGCCGGGCCTCAATCAGCTTTGGGCACCGCGCACACTCGTTTCCGGGGTTCGACTGGTCGATTTCCTGCGCGGCGAGGATGTGGTCGCCACTATCATGCGTCAGGGAAATCCCGGCCTCCGTTCGCAGGACGATGACACCCTTCGGATCGGCTTTGTCTATCAGCCCTACTCGGGCAGGCGTTCGCTTTCGTTATCGGTGGAGTTCACGGATCAGATGGCGCACCATCCGATCGCTTTCCTGTCGGCCACCGCCGATATGCAGCTGGCCTTTCCCGATCGCTTCGTCCGCGCGCGTGACGGCAGCATCGCGGTGTTCGACAGCAGTCCGGTCAATTTCGTCCGCGCGGAAACGCAAAGCGTGCACGTCGGCATACGCTGGTCCTGGCCGCTTGGCCCCTACAGGCAATCCGGCTCCGGCCACCCCTACCCCCGCCTATACGGATATATCCTGGACGAATGGACCTTGCGGGATCGCCTGACGCTGGCCCAAACGGTTTCGGTCGATTATCTTGCAGGAGATCCAAAGGGGTACCCCGGCAACAGCCCGCACAATCGCCTGAAAGGCAAGCTGGGATATGTGGGAACCGGCTTCGGCGGCGAAGTCAGTGCCACATGGCAAAGCTCCAGCGTCATCAGGAATTTCGCCACCGGATCGACGTCAACGCCACAACATCTCATATTTTCCGGCCGCCTGCAGATTGATCTGACGGCCTTCGTGGATTTCGGTCGCAGCGGGCTTTTCGGCGCGGACAGGCGCATTTGGAACGGCACCCGCCTCCGTCTGGGGGTCGACAACCTGTTTGGCTCCCGCCCCCATGCAAGCACATCCTCGGGGGTAACGCCTTTCCTCTATCACGCGAAATTCCTCTCTCCCGCGGGCCGAACGGTGTGGGCAGGCATCCGCAAGACATTCTGA
- a CDS encoding BTAD domain-containing putative transcriptional regulator yields the protein MIAFLASRAGSPVSREALAELLWSDGDPDHSRNSLRKCVQELRRFAFGDTPLLRIDPDAIRVNASALSPDSKMEIEADRLPTLDHYRMAIVEGGGVLLGDLTNTSEGFDAWREAEERRRSANLVTAALKAAEGKLEGATATEIGEIRDLVDRLEVIESLDERVARLGMRVDAALGDHSLLVRRFNRLERALWDELSVDPSNTTKLLLNELLDQTCEHRTSSARAAPDDGATTADRDVKETKPASAPWFANWKLAATGVGVIALAIAALPALYPGSFQARAASSVISVMPARSSTDPALSKLWSDRLASDLVDFDAPGLANLRIRSAGNSPERAADGFVLLVDAKAHAGSARETEPFALSLVSPHGDIVWSQAFPASQAGPDMFRKRLAVITAKALICARKASSEDAPRNAIASYVEVCSEPGGAASWRKVMLLRAIVREAPSFHRAKAELALEEAMLAQQQIIEANEKIDVKTLHDAASAHVAAAQAGDAGPGAIFLAKAILLHLDAPKDLVGEEALLRQGVDADPGYAPLRAEYSRFLWSVGRVRGAVDAAREARDLDQFAPSLQGNLAFLLIHAGRTDEALAVLNHAESIWPDAPSVTDARVSYDLRYGDAAKVLPILSDGTSWKRAMRAYVLARSAPTSENIDRAVKLLDEQYRLMPFTAWNYIQVLGQFGRSDEAFDLIDHTDVRDISIDTTIYFRRFMKPLQRDPRFLKLAARSGLLAYWQESGQWPDFCFEADLPYDCRQRETET from the coding sequence ATGATCGCATTCCTCGCCAGCCGCGCCGGTTCGCCGGTTTCGCGCGAAGCGCTTGCAGAACTGCTCTGGAGTGACGGAGACCCCGATCATTCACGAAACAGCCTTCGCAAATGCGTGCAGGAGCTTCGCCGGTTTGCATTTGGCGATACGCCCCTGTTGCGGATCGATCCCGATGCGATCCGCGTCAATGCAAGTGCGTTGTCACCGGATTCGAAAATGGAGATCGAAGCGGACAGACTGCCCACGCTCGACCATTACCGGATGGCGATCGTCGAGGGCGGCGGCGTTCTTCTGGGCGATCTCACGAATACCAGCGAGGGATTCGATGCGTGGCGGGAAGCGGAAGAACGAAGGCGATCGGCCAATCTGGTAACGGCTGCGCTGAAGGCGGCCGAAGGGAAGCTGGAAGGGGCCACCGCAACGGAAATCGGCGAAATTCGCGATCTGGTCGACAGGCTTGAGGTGATCGAAAGCCTTGACGAGCGCGTGGCCAGGCTGGGCATGAGGGTGGATGCTGCGCTTGGCGACCACTCGTTGCTGGTCCGCCGCTTCAACAGACTGGAACGCGCGTTGTGGGACGAGCTTTCGGTCGATCCGTCCAATACGACCAAACTCCTGCTTAACGAACTGCTGGACCAGACTTGCGAGCACCGGACATCTTCTGCCCGTGCCGCGCCAGACGACGGCGCGACAACGGCTGATCGGGACGTGAAAGAAACGAAGCCTGCCTCAGCGCCGTGGTTCGCGAACTGGAAACTTGCCGCGACGGGTGTCGGCGTGATCGCCTTGGCCATTGCCGCGCTGCCTGCCCTATATCCCGGCAGTTTCCAGGCGAGGGCGGCATCCAGCGTCATTTCGGTAATGCCGGCCCGCTCATCCACCGATCCCGCGCTGTCGAAGCTGTGGTCGGACAGGCTTGCATCAGATCTTGTCGATTTCGATGCGCCGGGCCTTGCGAACTTGCGCATTCGCTCTGCCGGCAATTCGCCGGAAAGGGCGGCTGACGGCTTCGTCCTGCTGGTTGACGCGAAGGCGCACGCGGGATCGGCGCGGGAAACAGAGCCTTTCGCACTCAGCCTTGTCAGCCCGCACGGCGATATTGTCTGGTCGCAAGCCTTTCCCGCTTCGCAGGCGGGGCCGGACATGTTCCGGAAACGGCTGGCTGTGATCACCGCAAAGGCGCTTATTTGCGCTCGCAAGGCCAGCAGCGAGGACGCACCGCGAAACGCGATCGCCAGTTACGTTGAGGTGTGCAGCGAACCCGGCGGGGCAGCAAGCTGGCGCAAGGTGATGCTGCTGCGTGCCATCGTTCGAGAAGCGCCGTCATTCCACCGCGCCAAAGCCGAACTGGCCCTTGAAGAAGCCATGCTTGCGCAGCAACAGATCATCGAAGCGAACGAAAAGATCGACGTGAAAACGTTGCACGACGCGGCTTCCGCGCACGTGGCCGCTGCCCAGGCGGGGGATGCGGGGCCGGGGGCGATCTTTCTTGCGAAAGCAATTCTCTTGCATCTGGACGCGCCGAAGGATCTTGTCGGCGAGGAGGCGCTTTTGCGGCAGGGCGTGGATGCCGATCCGGGATATGCGCCCCTGAGGGCGGAATATTCGCGCTTCCTGTGGTCTGTGGGGCGGGTGAGGGGTGCTGTCGACGCCGCGCGCGAGGCACGTGACCTCGATCAGTTCGCGCCTTCCCTGCAAGGCAATCTCGCATTCCTGCTTATCCATGCGGGGCGGACGGACGAGGCGCTTGCCGTTTTGAACCATGCCGAATCCATCTGGCCCGATGCACCGTCCGTCACGGATGCAAGAGTTTCGTATGACCTGCGATATGGCGATGCGGCGAAAGTGCTGCCAATCCTGAGTGACGGAACGTCATGGAAGCGGGCGATGCGCGCCTATGTTCTTGCCCGGTCGGCCCCCACAAGCGAGAATATTGACCGGGCCGTGAAGCTCCTTGACGAACAATACCGACTGATGCCGTTTACCGCCTGGAACTATATCCAGGTGTTGGGCCAGTTCGGCCGCTCCGACGAGGCGTTCGACCTGATAGACCATACGGATGTCAGAGACATCTCCATAGATACCACGATATATTTTCGAAGATTCATGAAGCCGCTTCAACGCGACCCGCGTTTCCTGAAGCTCGCCGCCCGGTCCGGCCTGCTGGCCTATTGGCAGGAAAGCGGCCAGTGGCCCGATTTCTGCTTCGAAGCGGATCTTCCCTACGATTGTCGGCAGCGTGAGACCGAAACATAG
- a CDS encoding glycosyltransferase, with protein MFFQRIDPSGSETREVRPGGEHDPSSPEPGHGKSMYLFLKAKFVVACLFAVAWTTMSVWLSFPWLHELASVAGIVFAVIAITFIAYVPGFMNAFLLSTLLLDRRPPRVALRTCPGATILVAAYNEEAAIRDTLISLSRQDYAGPVEILVLNDGSTDRTVEIGSETIASLEFGANMTVRIIDFGVNRGKSAVLNDGLREASHDLILTIDGDSWVKKDGLRKLVERLFSDPPDTQAVAGAVMVRNSRENFLCRAQEWDYFHGIASVKRMQGMYHGTLVAQGAFSIYRRKALEDVGGWPECVGEDIVLSWALLRRNYRIGYADDALAFTNVPTTLRQFALQRKRWSRGLMEAFKAHWPLLFKARMSTLFVWWNVCFLPLDLVYTLIFMPGLILACFGYFYIAGPLTIAVLPLTILWNGIIFRIQSNVYRREGLVIRKNPGGFLFYALGYSLLMQPVCVWGYLAELFGLRKNWDTK; from the coding sequence ATGTTCTTTCAGCGCATAGATCCGTCCGGCTCAGAGACGCGCGAAGTGCGTCCTGGTGGCGAGCACGATCCGTCCAGCCCCGAACCGGGGCACGGCAAGAGCATGTATCTATTCCTCAAAGCGAAGTTCGTGGTCGCCTGCCTTTTTGCGGTCGCGTGGACGACGATGAGCGTGTGGCTTTCGTTCCCGTGGCTGCATGAGCTCGCAAGTGTCGCGGGCATCGTGTTCGCGGTGATTGCGATCACCTTTATCGCCTATGTTCCCGGCTTCATGAATGCCTTCCTCCTGTCGACGCTCCTGCTCGACAGGCGGCCTCCCCGCGTCGCGCTGCGCACGTGTCCGGGCGCAACCATCCTGGTTGCCGCCTACAATGAGGAAGCCGCGATCCGCGATACGCTGATCAGCCTTTCGCGGCAGGACTATGCCGGGCCGGTTGAAATCCTTGTTCTTAACGACGGTTCGACCGACAGGACGGTAGAGATCGGTTCCGAGACGATCGCCAGCCTGGAATTCGGCGCGAACATGACGGTCCGGATCATCGATTTTGGCGTCAATCGCGGAAAATCGGCCGTTCTGAACGATGGCCTGCGCGAAGCCAGCCACGACCTGATCCTCACGATAGACGGCGATTCCTGGGTGAAGAAGGACGGATTGCGCAAGCTCGTCGAACGGCTCTTTTCCGATCCGCCCGACACACAAGCCGTTGCCGGCGCGGTAATGGTTCGCAATTCACGAGAGAATTTTCTCTGCCGGGCGCAGGAGTGGGACTATTTCCACGGCATCGCATCCGTAAAGCGCATGCAGGGAATGTATCACGGCACCCTTGTCGCGCAGGGCGCATTCTCGATCTATCGCCGAAAGGCGCTGGAAGATGTGGGGGGCTGGCCCGAATGCGTGGGTGAGGACATCGTCCTGTCCTGGGCGCTTTTGCGCCGCAATTACCGGATCGGCTACGCGGACGACGCGCTTGCCTTCACCAATGTCCCCACAACGCTTCGGCAATTCGCGTTGCAACGCAAACGCTGGTCACGCGGCCTGATGGAGGCATTCAAGGCGCACTGGCCGCTGCTGTTCAAGGCGCGCATGTCCACGCTCTTCGTCTGGTGGAACGTGTGCTTCCTGCCGCTCGACCTTGTCTATACGCTGATCTTCATGCCGGGCCTGATCCTGGCCTGCTTCGGCTATTTCTACATTGCCGGGCCGCTGACCATCGCCGTCCTGCCGCTTACGATCCTGTGGAACGGGATCATCTTCCGCATCCAATCGAACGTCTATCGGCGCGAGGGGCTTGTCATACGCAAGAATCCCGGCGGATTCCTCTTCTATGCGCTGGGCTACAGCCTTCTGATGCAACCGGTCTGCGTGTGGGGATACCTTGCCGAGTTGTTCGGCCTTCGCAAGAACTGGGATACGAAATGA
- a CDS encoding GGDEF domain-containing protein, which yields MAAFAAWFVNCRFSIALGVIVLSVNGLTGNHSTYPYGPHSFVLNYALKLFCVMAVAVMLGLARRALEREWQLARTDPLTGALNRQAFFEIIEAATGRKGPAILAFADVDGLKRLNDEKGHELGDKGLRDFANRVTDTIRQNDLFARIGGDEFVIFMKVKDERAARTVANRLNQNLNSSPGLDEAALKCSLGILFLAGGSSSIDAELKLADKLMYSAKRVRAGYLMATAQQMNGRDSLSPALETALPANLNSVIRQRDGGMIAHPGIDPTPGESALAKISAV from the coding sequence TTGGCCGCATTCGCCGCGTGGTTCGTGAACTGCCGCTTTTCCATTGCGCTTGGCGTAATTGTCCTTTCGGTCAACGGGCTGACCGGCAATCACAGCACCTACCCTTACGGTCCGCATTCCTTTGTCTTGAACTATGCGTTGAAACTGTTCTGCGTGATGGCGGTGGCCGTGATGCTCGGCCTGGCACGCAGGGCGCTTGAGCGGGAATGGCAGCTGGCCAGGACGGACCCGTTGACCGGCGCCCTGAACCGGCAAGCGTTCTTCGAAATTATTGAGGCAGCCACCGGCAGGAAAGGTCCGGCGATCCTTGCGTTCGCGGATGTCGACGGATTGAAGCGCCTGAATGACGAGAAGGGCCATGAACTTGGCGACAAGGGGCTTCGCGATTTCGCAAACCGCGTAACGGATACGATCCGGCAGAATGACCTCTTCGCCAGAATCGGCGGGGACGAATTCGTCATTTTCATGAAAGTGAAGGATGAAAGGGCTGCAAGAACAGTCGCCAACCGTTTGAATCAAAACCTGAACTCTTCCCCTGGCCTGGATGAGGCCGCCCTGAAATGCAGTTTGGGCATCCTGTTCCTGGCTGGCGGATCGAGCTCGATCGACGCCGAACTGAAGCTGGCGGACAAGCTGATGTATTCGGCGAAGCGCGTTCGGGCCGGCTATCTTATGGCGACCGCGCAACAGATGAACGGTCGGGACAGCCTGTCCCCGGCTTTGGAGACGGCGCTGCCTGCCAATCTCAACTCCGTAATCCGGCAAAGGGACGGCGGCATGATCGCCCATCCCGGGATCGATCCGACGCCAGGCGAAAGTGCGCTTGCGAAGATTTCGGCGGTTTGA
- a CDS encoding TonB-dependent receptor: MTRTLRTRLRIGASLALALCADLAFAPTSAFAQEKAEGADRGNAPAAEIVVTGSRISEADKAIGTDEVTATVAVTRKALLSAPSGVSGLKMLEQLPGFNVQTDGSLGLYEFGNSVHVRAFDLSQIGFVLDGVPLGRSDAFGGSPVFRYVDNENLGSVVASVGAGDVSMPSYDSLGPVVAYNSIEPQEDLGLFVSQSFGDFGMKRTFIRLSTGRIGPFKAYVSRTKLDSDLWRGAGGVHREHWEAIAHADIGSSSWLRLKFVSNDFNDNDSPFLSLAGYTSGTDLGGKSGRWQGYIDVPPPTTPGFTSTVAGVDYSNSNYTYTYPLAINIRHDRLYAATLHGGITDNFSAESTLYWEHKAGFGVSPDSYANSLGLYSREAAYGLPVTAPKGVQYGKSGVPGDRYGITAKLSWEWGIQSIEAGIWAETDKYHRTQLRLNTTDGSPASPATDEAVYLRRDYHSKRDTTQLFLRDRIKFMDDRLIADLGVKALNLDYTLNGYRDYADYFPYYAGQTAAYGPGVGSAHYSDFFLPTAGLLFKLDQRTQFFASYAENMALPRGMDDIFSTTLSSTSAFVPAPTPERSRNFELGVRTNQSQFFASLAFYYTRFSNRIQQLAVPLPGSSGATESYYVNVGRVKSYGAEFAGTYKPAFLNGLAYANLNVTYNVAKYMDNMPDGTPSADHYVVDSPKWLVSGGVTVEPAPWLVANFSGKYTGKRYADVTNYEPIAVRPYTVFNAYVDIGEGIQVGPLKSVKARINVDNVFDKDILSFILPLAPQFAYYRPLSPRTFQFTISAEY; this comes from the coding sequence ATGACCAGAACGCTCAGAACCAGGTTGCGCATCGGTGCTTCGCTTGCGCTTGCGCTTTGCGCCGACCTTGCATTCGCGCCGACTTCTGCCTTTGCACAGGAAAAGGCCGAAGGCGCGGATCGCGGCAACGCGCCCGCTGCCGAGATTGTCGTGACCGGGAGCCGCATTTCCGAAGCCGACAAGGCGATCGGCACCGACGAAGTGACCGCCACTGTCGCGGTGACGCGCAAGGCGCTGCTTTCCGCGCCGTCCGGCGTGTCGGGCCTCAAGATGCTTGAGCAGCTTCCCGGTTTCAACGTGCAGACCGACGGATCGCTGGGCCTCTATGAGTTCGGCAACAGCGTGCACGTGCGCGCGTTCGACCTGTCGCAGATCGGCTTCGTCCTCGATGGCGTGCCGCTTGGCCGCAGCGATGCCTTCGGCGGCAGCCCGGTATTCCGCTATGTCGATAACGAGAACCTGGGCAGCGTGGTCGCTTCGGTGGGCGCTGGCGATGTCAGTATGCCCAGTTATGACTCGCTGGGGCCGGTCGTTGCCTACAACTCTATTGAACCTCAAGAAGACCTTGGCCTGTTCGTGTCGCAAAGCTTTGGCGATTTCGGCATGAAGCGGACGTTCATCCGGCTTTCGACCGGGCGCATCGGGCCGTTCAAGGCCTATGTCAGCCGCACCAAGCTGGACAGCGACCTGTGGCGCGGGGCGGGCGGCGTGCACCGCGAGCACTGGGAAGCGATTGCTCATGCCGACATCGGCAGTTCCAGCTGGTTGCGGCTGAAATTCGTGTCGAACGACTTCAATGACAACGATTCGCCGTTCCTTTCGCTTGCCGGATATACGTCGGGAACCGACCTTGGCGGCAAGAGCGGGCGCTGGCAGGGCTATATCGACGTGCCGCCACCCACTACGCCGGGTTTCACGTCCACCGTCGCGGGTGTGGACTATTCCAATTCCAACTATACCTACACCTATCCGCTGGCGATCAATATCCGGCACGACCGGCTCTATGCGGCAACGCTCCACGGCGGCATCACGGACAACTTCAGCGCGGAATCGACGCTGTATTGGGAGCATAAGGCCGGGTTCGGCGTGTCGCCGGACAGCTATGCCAACAGCCTTGGTCTCTATAGCCGCGAAGCCGCCTATGGCCTGCCGGTCACGGCGCCCAAGGGCGTGCAATACGGCAAGTCGGGCGTGCCGGGGGATCGCTATGGCATCACCGCAAAGCTGAGCTGGGAATGGGGAATCCAGTCGATTGAGGCGGGTATCTGGGCCGAGACTGACAAGTACCACCGCACCCAGCTTCGCCTGAATACGACGGACGGATCGCCGGCAAGCCCCGCAACTGACGAAGCCGTCTATCTGCGCCGCGACTATCATTCGAAGCGCGACACGACCCAGTTGTTCTTGCGCGACCGGATCAAGTTTATGGACGATCGTCTGATTGCCGATCTTGGCGTCAAGGCGCTGAACCTCGACTACACGCTGAACGGCTATCGCGACTATGCCGACTATTTCCCGTACTATGCGGGGCAGACCGCGGCATACGGGCCGGGCGTCGGTTCCGCGCATTACAGCGACTTTTTCCTGCCGACCGCGGGCCTGCTGTTCAAGCTGGACCAGCGGACCCAGTTCTTCGCATCTTACGCAGAGAACATGGCCCTGCCGCGCGGCATGGACGACATCTTCTCCACCACGCTGAGCAGCACGTCGGCCTTCGTCCCCGCGCCCACGCCCGAACGGTCGCGCAATTTCGAGCTGGGCGTGCGAACCAACCAGTCGCAGTTTTTCGCTTCGCTGGCGTTCTATTACACCCGCTTCAGCAACCGCATCCAGCAACTGGCGGTGCCGCTGCCCGGATCGAGTGGCGCGACCGAAAGCTATTACGTGAACGTCGGTCGGGTGAAATCCTATGGCGCAGAATTCGCCGGGACATACAAGCCCGCGTTCCTGAACGGGCTGGCCTATGCCAACCTGAACGTGACCTACAACGTCGCGAAATACATGGACAACATGCCGGATGGTACGCCGTCTGCGGATCACTACGTGGTTGACAGCCCGAAGTGGCTTGTTTCGGGCGGTGTGACGGTGGAGCCCGCGCCGTGGCTGGTGGCGAACTTTTCGGGTAAATACACCGGCAAGCGCTATGCCGACGTGACCAATTACGAACCCATCGCGGTGCGGCCCTATACGGTGTTCAATGCCTACGTTGATATCGGTGAGGGTATCCAGGTCGGCCCGCTCAAAAGCGTGAAGGCGCGCATCAATGTCGACAACGTGTTCGACAAGGATATCCTTTCGTTTATCCTGCCGCTGGCACCGCAGTTCGCCTATTACCGGCCGCTGTCGCCGCGCACGTTCCAGTTTACTATTTCCGCGGAGTATTGA
- a CDS encoding dipeptidase, with the protein MARHVRSLLAGAALLLPLQAAQGSDGQVPPDVMAFQRQMITLDTHLDTPASLDRPGWSIMDRHDVHADYTQVDLPRMKQGGLDGGFWAIYTPQGPLDTADYERVRDFAVMRGMSIRMMVAAHPDQFELALKAGDAARINAEGKRIVYMSIENAYPLGEDVSLLKLFYEMGVRETGFAHFRNNQFADSSTDPDGPKWHGLSPLGFKLLAEANRLGMIIDASHSSDEVLDQLIEHSTTPVVLSHSGCKAIFDHPRNVDDDRLRALAAKGGVIQINSYGSYLRATMPNPERAAAYKALFAQMREDAKLSPEAYSEMLAKRRQIDAEYPDTDRPTFDDFMKHLLHALKVVGPDHVGIGMDWDGGGGVVGLEDASGLPRITQALLKAGYSRQDIAKIWGGNILRVMRQVEAAKAV; encoded by the coding sequence TTGGCCCGACACGTTCGTTCGTTGCTGGCGGGAGCGGCCCTGCTGCTCCCGCTTCAGGCCGCGCAGGGGTCTGACGGGCAGGTTCCGCCCGACGTCATGGCCTTCCAGCGCCAGATGATCACGCTCGACACGCATCTGGATACGCCCGCTTCGCTGGACCGGCCGGGCTGGTCGATCATGGACCGGCATGACGTTCATGCCGACTATACCCAGGTCGACCTGCCACGGATGAAGCAGGGAGGGCTGGATGGCGGGTTCTGGGCGATTTACACGCCGCAAGGACCGCTGGACACCGCTGATTATGAACGGGTTCGCGATTTCGCGGTGATGCGCGGAATGTCCATCCGCATGATGGTTGCCGCGCACCCCGACCAGTTCGAACTGGCACTGAAGGCTGGCGATGCCGCGCGGATCAATGCCGAGGGCAAGCGCATCGTCTATATGAGCATTGAGAACGCCTATCCGCTGGGAGAGGATGTTTCGCTGCTCAAGCTGTTTTACGAGATGGGCGTGCGCGAAACGGGCTTCGCGCATTTCCGCAACAACCAGTTTGCTGACAGTTCGACTGACCCCGACGGGCCGAAATGGCATGGACTGAGCCCGCTCGGCTTCAAGCTGCTGGCCGAAGCGAACAGGCTGGGCATGATTATCGACGCTTCGCATTCCAGCGACGAGGTGCTCGACCAGTTGATCGAACATTCGACCACGCCTGTCGTGCTGTCGCATTCGGGCTGCAAGGCGATCTTCGATCATCCCCGCAATGTCGACGATGATCGTTTGCGAGCGCTTGCGGCGAAAGGCGGCGTCATCCAGATCAACAGCTATGGCTCGTACTTGCGCGCGACAATGCCTAATCCGGAACGGGCCGCGGCTTACAAGGCGCTTTTCGCGCAGATGCGCGAAGACGCAAAACTTTCGCCCGAAGCCTATTCGGAAATGCTGGCAAAACGCCGCCAGATCGACGCGGAGTATCCCGATACAGACCGGCCGACGTTCGACGATTTCATGAAGCACCTGCTTCATGCGCTGAAAGTAGTCGGGCCGGATCATGTCGGCATCGGCATGGACTGGGACGGTGGCGGCGGTGTCGTCGGGCTCGAAGATGCCAGCGGCTTGCCACGGATCACGCAGGCCCTGCTCAAGGCCGGTTACAGCCGGCAGGACATAGCGAAGATCTGGGGCGGAAATATCCTCAGGGTCATGCGACAGGTGGAGGCCGCCAAGGCCGTTTGA